In Gemmobacter sp. 24YEA27, a genomic segment contains:
- the mltG gene encoding endolytic transglycosylase MltG — protein sequence MWKSIASNALTFFIVLLIVAAALVAWGRNVYVSPGPLTEAVCVQVERGASLASVSRTLETRGAVADARIFRIGAEYSGRAKDLKFGSYLIPPGATMDDVLGALTLGGASTCGQEIQLVIGVASANVVLRELDPATNRFVEVAKFAPDAVERPADYTEAAAKPDMRFTVTVVEGVTSWAVVDALKKVDFLSGEISGVPPEGSLAPQSYDVVRGGDRAGLIAQMSANQERIMADLWMGRDEGLPYDTPEQAMIMASIIEKETGVSEERGLVASVFVNRLRQGMRLQTDPTVIYGITKGEGVLGRGLRQSELRRSTPYNTYVIDGLPPTPIANPGRASIAAALHPEQSDYVFFVADGTGGHAFAVTLTEHNANVARWREIEAQQGQAGQGGVQSAE from the coding sequence ATGTGGAAAAGTATCGCCTCTAACGCGCTGACGTTTTTCATCGTTCTGTTGATCGTGGCGGCGGCGCTGGTGGCCTGGGGGCGCAATGTCTATGTCAGCCCCGGGCCGCTGACGGAGGCGGTCTGTGTGCAGGTCGAGCGGGGCGCGAGCCTCGCCTCGGTCTCGCGCACCCTGGAGACGCGCGGCGCTGTGGCCGATGCGCGGATCTTCCGGATCGGCGCGGAATATTCGGGGCGGGCCAAGGATCTGAAATTCGGCTCTTACCTGATTCCCCCCGGCGCCACGATGGATGACGTCCTGGGGGCGCTGACCCTGGGCGGGGCCTCGACCTGCGGGCAGGAGATCCAGCTTGTGATCGGTGTGGCGAGCGCGAATGTGGTGCTGCGCGAACTGGACCCCGCGACCAACCGCTTTGTCGAAGTGGCGAAATTCGCGCCTGATGCGGTAGAGCGGCCGGCGGATTATACCGAAGCGGCGGCCAAACCCGATATGCGGTTCACGGTGACGGTGGTGGAGGGCGTGACCTCCTGGGCGGTAGTTGATGCGCTGAAGAAGGTGGATTTCCTGTCGGGTGAGATTTCCGGCGTGCCACCGGAGGGCTCGCTTGCGCCGCAAAGCTATGACGTGGTGCGCGGCGGCGACCGTGCGGGCCTGATCGCGCAGATGAGCGCCAATCAGGAACGGATCATGGCCGATCTGTGGATGGGTCGTGATGAGGGGCTGCCCTATGACACGCCGGAACAGGCGATGATCATGGCCTCGATTATCGAGAAGGAAACCGGCGTTTCGGAGGAGCGCGGGCTGGTCGCCAGCGTCTTTGTCAACCGGCTGCGGCAGGGGATGCGGCTTCAGACCGACCCGACGGTGATCTATGGCATCACCAAGGGAGAGGGCGTGTTGGGCCGGGGGCTGCGGCAAAGCGAGCTGCGCCGTTCAACCCCTTACAATACCTATGTTATTGACGGGCTGCCGCCGACCCCGATTGCCAATCCGGGGCGGGCATCCATTGCTGCGGCGCTGCATCCGGAACAGTCGGATTATGTGTTCTTTGTTGCGGATGGCACGGGCGGACATGCCTTTGCGGTGACGCTTACAGAGCATAACGCGAATGTCGCGCGCTGGCGTGAGATTGAGGCGCAGCAGGGGCAGGCCGGTCAGGGCGGCGTGCAGAGCGCAGAGTGA
- a CDS encoding acyl carrier protein has translation MSDIADRVKKIVVEHLGVEEDKVTETASFIDDLGADSLDTVELVMAFEEEFGIEIPDDAAETIQTFGDAVGFISKAV, from the coding sequence ATGAGCGACATCGCAGATCGCGTGAAAAAGATCGTTGTCGAGCATCTCGGCGTTGAAGAGGATAAGGTCACCGAGACCGCTTCCTTTATCGACGACCTGGGTGCTGACTCGCTGGACACGGTCGAGCTGGTCATGGCTTTCGAAGAAGAATTCGGCATCGAGATTCCGGATGACGCCGCTGAAACCATCCAGACCTTCGGCGATGCGGTCGGCTTCATCTCGAAAGCTGTCTGA
- a CDS encoding phage tail assembly chaperone, which yields MSSKFDWPGLIRAGMHGLGLEPRVFWGLTPVELRIMLGRSGGLRP from the coding sequence ATGAGCAGCAAATTCGACTGGCCGGGGCTGATCCGGGCTGGGATGCACGGGCTGGGGCTGGAACCGCGCGTGTTCTGGGGCCTCACGCCGGTCGAGTTGCGGATCATGCTGGGGCGGAGCGGGGGGCTCCGCCCCTGA
- a CDS encoding head-tail adaptor protein yields the protein MRVPQLRQQLALEEASRFPDGVGGFTLSWALVGLLWAEMVSGNGRDASGEEVILTSVAWRITVRGAAAGTPARPRPEQRFRLGARIFTILAVAENDPGGLWLTCTCREEAPK from the coding sequence ATGAGGGTACCGCAACTGCGCCAGCAACTCGCGCTGGAAGAGGCGAGCCGGTTTCCGGACGGCGTCGGAGGGTTCACGCTGAGCTGGGCGCTGGTGGGTCTGCTTTGGGCAGAGATGGTTTCGGGCAATGGCCGAGATGCTTCGGGTGAGGAGGTGATCCTGACCTCGGTGGCCTGGCGGATCACGGTGCGCGGCGCAGCCGCAGGGACGCCCGCCCGCCCGCGCCCCGAACAGCGGTTCAGACTGGGGGCCCGTATTTTTACCATCCTCGCGGTGGCTGAGAATGACCCGGGCGGCCTCTGGCTGACCTGCACCTGCCGCGAGGAGGCGCCGAAATGA
- the fabF gene encoding beta-ketoacyl-ACP synthase II translates to MRRVVVTGLGMVTPLASGVEETWSRLLEGKSGAGPITRFDASTVVTQYACEIPRGDGSNGTFNPDDWMEPKEQRKVDDFILYGVAAAVQAVRDSGWEPGSEEDRERTGVMIGSGIGGLSTIAETAILIKEKGPKRVSPFFIPASLINLISGQVSIRFGFKGPNHAVVTACSTGAHAIGDAARLISFGDADVMVAGGAESPISEIGIAGFNACKALSTKRGDEPTKASRPYDADRDGFVMGEGAGVVVLEEYEHAKARGAKIYAEVLGYGLSGDAYHITAPSEDGDGGFRSMKAALARAGITPDQVDYINAHGTSTMADTIELGAVERLLGDAAGNAVMSSTKSSIGHLLGAAGAVEAIFCILAIRDQVAPPTINLDNPAVAPKLNLAANKKVERKIDIALSNSFGFGGTNASLVLGRVK, encoded by the coding sequence ATGCGCCGTGTAGTCGTTACGGGTCTGGGAATGGTCACACCGCTGGCCTCCGGGGTGGAAGAGACCTGGAGCCGCCTGCTGGAGGGAAAATCCGGCGCAGGCCCGATCACGCGGTTTGATGCCTCGACTGTGGTTACGCAATATGCCTGTGAGATTCCGCGCGGCGACGGCAGTAATGGCACCTTCAATCCCGATGACTGGATGGAGCCGAAAGAGCAGCGCAAAGTCGATGACTTCATCCTTTACGGGGTGGCAGCGGCGGTGCAGGCAGTGCGGGATTCTGGCTGGGAGCCTGGATCTGAAGAAGATCGCGAGCGCACCGGTGTGATGATCGGATCGGGAATCGGCGGGCTTTCGACAATTGCCGAAACCGCGATCCTGATCAAAGAAAAGGGGCCGAAGCGGGTTTCGCCCTTCTTCATCCCGGCCTCGCTGATCAACCTGATCTCGGGCCAGGTCTCTATCCGCTTTGGCTTCAAGGGGCCGAACCATGCGGTTGTCACGGCCTGTTCGACCGGGGCGCATGCGATTGGCGATGCGGCGCGGCTGATCAGCTTCGGCGATGCCGATGTCATGGTGGCAGGCGGCGCGGAGAGCCCGATCTCGGAAATCGGGATTGCCGGGTTCAACGCCTGCAAGGCGCTGTCGACGAAGCGCGGCGATGAACCAACAAAAGCGAGCCGGCCCTATGACGCGGACCGCGATGGATTCGTGATGGGCGAGGGCGCGGGCGTCGTGGTGCTGGAGGAATATGAGCACGCAAAAGCCCGTGGCGCGAAGATCTATGCCGAGGTGCTGGGCTATGGGCTTTCGGGCGATGCCTATCATATCACCGCACCCTCGGAAGATGGCGATGGCGGCTTCCGGTCGATGAAGGCGGCGCTGGCCCGGGCCGGGATCACGCCCGACCAGGTGGATTACATCAATGCGCATGGCACCTCGACCATGGCGGATACGATTGAGCTGGGCGCGGTGGAGCGCCTGCTGGGTGATGCGGCGGGGAATGCGGTGATGTCCTCGACCAAGTCCTCGATTGGTCACCTGCTGGGGGCGGCCGGCGCGGTGGAGGCGATTTTCTGTATCCTCGCGATCCGCGACCAGGTGGCGCCGCCGACGATCAATCTTGATAATCCGGCAGTGGCGCCGAAGCTGAACCTGGCTGCGAACAAAAAGGTCGAACGCAAGATCGATATCGCTTTGTCGAACAGCTTTGGCTTTGGCGGCACCAATGCCAGCCTTGTTCTTGGTAGGGTCAAGTAA
- a CDS encoding terminase family protein yields the protein MRSGADWLASALPGEIDEFLSGLSDNALRALPWIFDFWALPHQMPPEGAWKSWVIMGGRGAGKTRAGAEWVRAMVEGDTALAPGRARRVALVAETLEQAREVMVLGESGILACSPPDRRPKWMASRNRLEWANGAVAQLFSAHDPERLRGPQFDAAWADELAKWPKAAETWDQLQFGLRLGENPQQVVTTTPRNVAVLKAILQNPSTVVTHAPTEANRAWLAESYLEEVKARYGGTSQGRQELEGLMIEEAEGALWSRAMITAAQAAAEIPPMRVVVAVDPPVTATKKSDECGIVVVGADTSGAPGEWRAVVLADRTVRGASPDGWARAAVAAMEEFGAERLVVEVNQGGDLVAGVVRQVDPLVPVREVRAMRGKMLRAEPVAALYEQGRIAHRRGLGDLEQQMVKMTRTGWQGQGSPDRLDALVWALTELMIVPSSRIGQPGVRTI from the coding sequence ATGAGATCGGGCGCCGACTGGCTCGCCTCCGCGCTGCCCGGGGAGATTGATGAATTTCTGAGCGGCTTAAGTGACAATGCGCTGCGGGCGCTGCCGTGGATCTTCGATTTCTGGGCGCTGCCGCATCAGATGCCGCCCGAAGGCGCATGGAAGTCCTGGGTGATCATGGGCGGGCGTGGTGCGGGCAAGACGCGGGCCGGGGCGGAATGGGTGCGCGCCATGGTCGAGGGTGACACGGCCCTCGCCCCGGGACGGGCGCGGCGGGTGGCGCTGGTTGCGGAGACGCTGGAACAGGCGCGCGAAGTGATGGTGCTGGGAGAAAGCGGCATTCTGGCCTGTTCGCCCCCGGACCGGCGGCCGAAATGGATGGCCTCGCGCAACCGGCTTGAATGGGCGAATGGCGCGGTGGCGCAGTTGTTTTCAGCCCATGATCCGGAGCGGCTGCGGGGGCCGCAATTCGATGCGGCCTGGGCGGATGAACTGGCGAAATGGCCGAAAGCCGCAGAGACCTGGGATCAGCTGCAGTTCGGGCTGCGGCTGGGGGAGAACCCGCAGCAGGTGGTGACGACGACACCGCGGAATGTGGCGGTGCTGAAGGCGATTTTGCAGAACCCTTCGACGGTGGTGACCCATGCGCCCACCGAGGCGAACCGGGCCTGGCTGGCCGAGAGCTATCTTGAGGAGGTGAAAGCGCGCTATGGCGGCACCTCGCAGGGGCGCCAGGAGCTTGAGGGGCTTATGATCGAGGAGGCCGAGGGGGCGCTCTGGTCGCGAGCGATGATCACCGCGGCGCAGGCGGCGGCAGAGATCCCGCCGATGCGGGTGGTGGTGGCGGTCGATCCGCCGGTGACGGCGACTAAGAAATCCGACGAATGCGGCATCGTGGTGGTGGGCGCGGATACAAGCGGAGCGCCCGGCGAGTGGCGGGCGGTGGTGCTGGCGGACCGGACAGTGCGCGGCGCGAGCCCGGATGGCTGGGCGCGGGCGGCAGTTGCGGCGATGGAAGAATTCGGCGCCGAGCGGCTGGTCGTCGAGGTGAACCAGGGCGGCGATCTGGTCGCGGGCGTCGTGCGCCAGGTTGATCCGCTGGTGCCGGTGCGGGAGGTACGGGCGATGCGGGGCAAGATGCTGCGGGCCGAACCGGTGGCGGCTTTGTATGAGCAGGGCCGGATTGCGCATCGGCGGGGGCTTGGCGATCTCGAGCAGCAGATGGTTAAGATGACGCGGACCGGCTGGCAGGGGCAGGGAAGCCCGGACCGGCTGGATGCTCTGGTCTGGGCACTGACCGAGCTGATGATCGTACCTTCCTCGCGGATCGGACAGCCGGGCGTGCGCACGATCTGA
- a CDS encoding phage major capsid protein: MTEREIRAGEISPGLNPAVEVKTAMAGFLKEFSSFQADVKQSLQHQEERLTMLQKKTMTWGRPVLSAVPEENAPHRQAFNAYLRSGDDEGYRGLSLEGKAMSTAVAADGGYLVSPQTADQIRSMLISTSSLRAVANVVQVEATSFDVLVDRSEAGSGWATEAVATTETATPTLERIQIRLHELSAMPKASQRLLDDSAFDVEGWLAGKIATRFIRAEASAFINGDGVDKPKGILLPAKVANASWTWGNLGYVPTGAAADFATTNPADCIINLVYSLGADYRANGTFLMNSKTAGAVRKMKDADGRFLWSDGLAAGEPARLMGYAVLICEDMPDVGANSFPVAFGDFNAGYTIAERPDLRILRDPFSAKPHVLFYATKRVGGDIADYAAIKLLRVATS, translated from the coding sequence ATGACGGAGAGAGAGATCCGGGCCGGGGAGATTTCCCCGGGCCTGAACCCGGCTGTGGAGGTGAAAACCGCCATGGCCGGATTCCTGAAGGAATTCAGTTCCTTTCAGGCTGACGTGAAACAATCGCTGCAACATCAGGAAGAGCGACTGACCATGCTTCAGAAGAAAACCATGACCTGGGGCCGCCCGGTACTTTCCGCCGTGCCGGAGGAAAATGCACCGCATCGCCAGGCGTTCAATGCCTATCTGCGGTCGGGCGATGACGAGGGATATCGCGGCCTGAGCCTTGAGGGCAAGGCGATGTCGACTGCGGTGGCGGCGGATGGCGGTTATCTGGTTTCGCCGCAGACGGCCGATCAGATCCGCTCGATGCTGATCTCGACCTCGTCCCTGCGCGCGGTGGCCAATGTCGTGCAGGTCGAGGCGACCTCGTTCGACGTGCTGGTGGACCGTTCCGAGGCAGGCTCGGGCTGGGCGACCGAGGCGGTGGCGACGACCGAGACGGCGACGCCCACGCTGGAGCGGATCCAGATCCGGCTGCATGAGCTCTCAGCCATGCCGAAGGCCAGTCAACGGCTGCTTGATGACAGCGCCTTTGACGTGGAAGGCTGGCTTGCGGGTAAGATCGCCACGCGTTTCATCCGGGCCGAGGCTTCGGCTTTTATCAACGGGGATGGCGTTGATAAGCCGAAGGGCATCCTTCTGCCGGCCAAGGTGGCGAATGCCTCCTGGACCTGGGGCAATCTCGGCTATGTGCCGACGGGGGCCGCCGCCGATTTCGCGACCACCAACCCGGCAGATTGTATCATCAACCTGGTCTATTCTCTTGGTGCCGATTACCGCGCAAATGGCACTTTTCTGATGAATTCGAAAACTGCCGGCGCGGTCAGGAAGATGAAGGATGCCGATGGCCGTTTCCTGTGGTCGGATGGTCTGGCGGCGGGGGAACCTGCGCGTCTGATGGGCTATGCGGTGCTGATCTGCGAGGATATGCCCGACGTTGGCGCGAACAGCTTCCCTGTCGCGTTCGGCGATTTCAACGCAGGCTACACCATCGCCGAACGCCCGGATCTGCGCATCCTGCGCGACCCGTTCTCGGCCAAGCCGCATGTTCTCTTCTATGCCACCAAGCGCGTGGGCGGTGACATTGCCGATTACGCAGCCATCAAACTGCTGCGTGTCGCGACCTCCTGA
- a CDS encoding DUF3168 domain-containing protein translates to MSYAAAAALQTAIFQRLSTAPALAGVAVHDALPPSPPGLFVLIGPEEVRDASDKLAEGADHRLVLSVISDAEGFLAAKTVSVLISDLMAGPMPALSRGRLVRLSFDRAVARRIGEGAVRRIDLTFRARIEL, encoded by the coding sequence ATGAGCTACGCAGCAGCAGCAGCCCTGCAGACGGCGATCTTTCAGCGGCTGAGCACGGCGCCGGCTCTGGCAGGCGTTGCCGTGCATGACGCGCTGCCGCCCTCGCCGCCGGGGCTTTTCGTACTGATCGGGCCGGAGGAGGTCCGCGATGCTTCGGATAAGTTGGCAGAGGGCGCGGATCACCGGCTGGTCCTCAGCGTGATCAGTGATGCCGAGGGGTTTTTGGCCGCGAAAACTGTTTCGGTACTGATCTCGGATCTCATGGCGGGGCCGATGCCGGCGCTGTCGCGCGGGCGGCTGGTGCGTCTTTCCTTTGACCGCGCTGTGGCGAGACGGATCGGCGAGGGTGCTGTGCGGCGCATTGACCTGACCTTCCGGGCGCGGATCGAACTCTGA
- a CDS encoding phage portal protein yields the protein MFDFLKIGSRVPPVPGQKASATGRVIARSVVTGGGGRVAGGVRDAVSLTRAGFQGNPVGFRAVRMIAEAAAALPVICQDCERRYEAHPVLALLARPNGAQGRAELLEAVYGHLLLSGNAYVEAVPGPGEPGSGTVPGELHALRPDRMSLVPGADGWPVAFDYSVAGRVHRFDVTEGLSPVCHIRSFHPQDDHYGLSPMQAAAVAVDVHNAASAWSRSLLDNAARPSGAIIYKGADGQSVLTPDQYDRLVCEMEAHHQGARNAGRPMLLEGGLDWKPMGFSPSDMEFHETKLAAAREIAVAFGVPPMLMGIPGDATYANYQEANRAFYRLTVLPLASRVLAALSHWLAGFGGEAVGLRPDLDQIPALAMERDQQWARVGAASFLSEAEKRALLGLPRLPGPGDGPDHETGDEGRL from the coding sequence GTGTTCGATTTCCTGAAGATCGGGTCGAGGGTGCCGCCAGTGCCCGGGCAGAAGGCAAGCGCGACGGGGCGGGTGATCGCCCGGAGCGTGGTCACGGGAGGCGGTGGCCGGGTTGCGGGCGGAGTGCGTGATGCCGTCTCGCTGACCCGGGCGGGGTTTCAGGGCAATCCGGTCGGGTTTCGTGCCGTCAGGATGATTGCCGAGGCGGCGGCGGCTTTGCCGGTGATCTGTCAGGATTGCGAGCGTCGCTATGAGGCGCATCCGGTGCTGGCGCTGCTGGCGCGGCCCAATGGGGCGCAGGGGCGGGCGGAGCTTCTGGAGGCGGTTTACGGCCATCTTTTGCTCAGCGGCAATGCCTATGTGGAGGCGGTGCCCGGGCCGGGCGAGCCGGGAAGCGGCACAGTGCCTGGGGAATTGCACGCATTGCGCCCCGACCGCATGTCGCTGGTGCCGGGGGCGGATGGCTGGCCGGTGGCCTTTGACTATTCGGTGGCGGGCCGGGTGCATCGCTTTGATGTCACAGAAGGGCTGAGCCCGGTCTGTCATATCCGCAGTTTCCATCCGCAGGATGATCATTATGGCCTGTCGCCGATGCAGGCGGCAGCGGTGGCGGTTGATGTGCATAATGCGGCTTCGGCCTGGTCGAGGTCACTTCTGGACAATGCGGCGCGGCCTTCGGGGGCGATCATCTATAAGGGCGCCGACGGGCAGTCCGTTCTGACGCCCGACCAGTATGACCGGCTGGTTTGCGAGATGGAGGCGCATCACCAGGGCGCGCGGAACGCCGGGCGTCCGATGCTGCTGGAGGGCGGGCTGGACTGGAAACCGATGGGGTTTTCGCCCTCTGACATGGAGTTTCACGAGACGAAACTCGCGGCAGCGCGCGAGATTGCGGTGGCCTTCGGGGTGCCGCCGATGCTGATGGGGATCCCCGGCGACGCCACTTACGCCAATTATCAGGAGGCGAACCGGGCCTTTTACCGGTTGACGGTCTTGCCGCTTGCGTCGCGGGTGCTGGCAGCGCTGTCGCATTGGCTGGCGGGATTTGGCGGCGAGGCGGTCGGGCTGCGGCCTGACCTTGACCAGATCCCGGCACTGGCGATGGAGCGCGACCAGCAATGGGCGCGGGTCGGCGCGGCGTCTTTTCTGAGCGAGGCGGAGAAACGCGCGCTTCTGGGCCTGCCGCGCCTGCCCGGGCCAGGGGATGGGCCAGATCACGAAACGGGCGACGAGGGGCGCTTATGA
- a CDS encoding phage major tail protein, TP901-1 family, with protein MAVQAGKDLLIKIDQTGDGQFETIAGLRATRASFNAETVEVTSLESSGGWRELLAGAGVKTASISGSGVFRDAETDERARQIFFDGEIPSFQVVIPDFGVVQGPFQITSLEYSGSHNGEATYEVSLASAGALSFTAL; from the coding sequence ATGGCAGTTCAGGCCGGGAAAGACCTTCTGATCAAGATCGACCAGACCGGCGATGGCCAGTTTGAAACCATTGCCGGCCTTCGGGCCACCCGCGCCAGTTTCAACGCCGAGACGGTCGAAGTCACCAGCCTTGAGAGCTCGGGTGGCTGGCGCGAATTGCTGGCGGGGGCGGGGGTGAAAACGGCGAGTATTTCTGGCTCGGGCGTGTTTCGTGATGCTGAAACCGATGAACGTGCGCGTCAGATCTTCTTTGACGGTGAGATCCCGTCCTTCCAGGTGGTGATCCCGGATTTCGGCGTGGTGCAGGGGCCGTTCCAGATCACCAGCCTTGAATATTCCGGCAGCCATAACGGCGAGGCGACCTATGAAGTCTCGCTCGCCTCGGCGGGCGCCCTCAGTTTTACGGCGCTCTGA
- a CDS encoding HK97 family phage prohead protease — MLEHKFCRPESGLTLSEGRELSGYASLFGVRDQGGDLVAPGAYAKSLARLKAKGGKVRMLWQHDPTQPIGIWDEVREDATGLWVRGRLLTEVAKGREAAALLEAGALDGLSIGYRTLRAERDGAAPGQIAGQCKGRRLLELELWEVSLVTFPMLSEARVAAKSEEVTSVFDGLAALFESARRDLARR, encoded by the coding sequence ATGCTGGAACATAAATTCTGCCGGCCCGAATCGGGGCTGACCCTGAGCGAGGGGCGCGAGCTGTCGGGCTATGCCTCGCTGTTCGGGGTGAGGGACCAGGGCGGTGATCTGGTGGCGCCGGGGGCCTACGCGAAATCGCTGGCCCGACTTAAGGCGAAGGGCGGCAAGGTGCGGATGCTGTGGCAGCATGATCCGACCCAGCCCATTGGCATCTGGGATGAGGTCCGCGAAGACGCGACCGGGCTTTGGGTCAGGGGGCGGCTGCTGACCGAAGTGGCAAAGGGGCGCGAGGCAGCGGCTTTGCTGGAAGCGGGCGCGCTGGACGGGCTGTCGATCGGCTACCGGACGCTGCGCGCGGAGCGCGATGGCGCCGCGCCGGGCCAGATCGCCGGGCAGTGCAAGGGGCGCAGGCTGTTGGAACTCGAGCTTTGGGAGGTCTCTCTGGTGACCTTCCCGATGCTGAGCGAGGCGCGGGTGGCGGCGAAGTCCGAGGAAGTGACGTCGGTTTTCGACGGGCTCGCCGCGCTGTTTGAGAGCGCAAGGCGTGACCTTGCGAGGCGCTGA
- the fabD gene encoding ACP S-malonyltransferase: MSRAFVFPGQGAQAIGMGMELAATWPVAQAVFDEVDEALGEKLSVLIREGDIAELTLTQNAQPALMATSIAAVRVLEAEGFPLKGTADFVAGHSLGEYSALCAAGSLSLTDTARLLRVRGVAMQEAVPVGVGAMAALLGLDFATASEVAAEAAQGEVCQAANDNDPAQVVVSGHKAAVERAVEIAKARGAKRAILLPVSAPFHCALMQPAAARMAEALAGVVISDPVVPLVANVRAEAVTEASKITDLLVAQVTGSVRWRESVLWMERAGVTEYWEVGAGKALAGMIRRIQKEAVVKPVGTPADVAALKG, encoded by the coding sequence ATGAGCCGTGCATTTGTTTTTCCCGGTCAGGGCGCTCAGGCGATCGGGATGGGAATGGAACTGGCCGCGACCTGGCCGGTTGCGCAAGCCGTCTTTGATGAGGTTGATGAGGCTTTGGGCGAAAAGCTCTCGGTCCTGATCCGCGAGGGGGATATTGCCGAACTGACGCTGACGCAGAACGCGCAGCCGGCGCTGATGGCGACCTCGATTGCGGCAGTGCGGGTGCTGGAGGCGGAGGGCTTTCCGCTGAAGGGCACGGCGGATTTCGTCGCCGGGCACAGCCTTGGCGAATATTCGGCGCTTTGCGCGGCGGGGAGCCTGAGCCTGACCGACACGGCACGGCTGCTCCGGGTGCGCGGTGTGGCGATGCAGGAGGCGGTGCCGGTGGGCGTGGGGGCGATGGCGGCGCTTCTCGGGCTTGATTTCGCGACGGCCTCAGAGGTGGCGGCAGAAGCGGCGCAGGGCGAGGTCTGCCAGGCGGCGAATGACAATGACCCCGCCCAGGTGGTGGTGTCGGGCCATAAGGCGGCCGTCGAGCGTGCGGTCGAAATCGCAAAAGCGCGTGGCGCGAAGCGGGCGATCCTTTTGCCGGTCAGTGCACCGTTCCATTGCGCCCTGATGCAGCCTGCGGCGGCCCGGATGGCAGAGGCGCTGGCCGGGGTGGTGATTTCCGACCCGGTGGTACCGCTGGTCGCCAATGTGCGGGCCGAGGCGGTGACGGAGGCATCGAAGATCACCGATCTTCTGGTGGCGCAGGTGACCGGCTCGGTCCGGTGGCGGGAATCGGTCCTGTGGATGGAACGTGCGGGCGTCACGGAATATTGGGAAGTCGGCGCCGGTAAGGCTCTGGCGGGGATGATCCGGCGGATTCAGAAAGAAGCCGTTGTGAAGCCTGTGGGCACGCCTGCGGATGTGGCGGCGCTGAAGGGCTGA
- a CDS encoding gene transfer agent family protein, translated as MVNPYAGEVEITLDGEPHVAKLTLGALAELEAGLGEASLMDLVERFEVGRFSGRDVLALVVAGLRGGGWKGQAGDLVAVEIGGGPVAAAKAAAELLARAFSLGETK; from the coding sequence ATGGTGAACCCTTACGCAGGGGAGGTGGAGATCACGCTGGACGGGGAGCCACATGTGGCGAAGCTGACGCTTGGCGCGCTGGCGGAACTGGAGGCGGGGCTGGGCGAGGCCTCGCTGATGGATCTTGTCGAGCGGTTCGAGGTGGGGCGGTTTTCGGGCCGCGACGTGCTGGCGCTGGTGGTTGCGGGCCTCAGGGGCGGCGGCTGGAAGGGGCAGGCGGGCGATCTGGTCGCCGTTGAGATTGGCGGCGGGCCGGTGGCTGCGGCAAAGGCCGCAGCGGAGCTTCTCGCCCGGGCGTTCTCGCTCGGGGAGACGAAATGA
- the fabG gene encoding 3-oxoacyl-[acyl-carrier-protein] reductase — translation MFDLTGKTALVTGASGGIGADIARALHKAGAVVGLSGTRVAPLEALAAELGARAHVLECNLSVAEEVEGLVKRAGEAMGSVDILVNNAGITRDGLAMRMSDEDWASVIDVNLTASFRLCRAAIRGMMKARKGRIINISSVVGTTGNPGQANYCASKAGLVGMSKALATEVASRGITVNCVAPGFIETAMTDKLNEAQKGGILSAVPAGRMGRPEEIAAAVIYLASDEAGYVTGATLHVNGGMAMI, via the coding sequence ATGTTTGATCTGACGGGAAAGACGGCGCTGGTGACCGGCGCTTCTGGCGGGATCGGCGCAGATATTGCACGCGCTTTGCACAAGGCGGGCGCTGTCGTCGGGCTGTCGGGGACGCGGGTTGCGCCTTTGGAGGCGCTGGCGGCAGAGCTTGGCGCGCGGGCGCATGTGCTGGAATGCAATCTTTCGGTTGCGGAAGAGGTCGAGGGCCTTGTGAAACGCGCAGGCGAGGCGATGGGATCGGTCGATATCCTCGTCAACAATGCCGGGATCACCCGTGACGGGCTTGCGATGCGCATGTCGGATGAGGATTGGGCCAGCGTCATCGACGTCAATCTGACCGCGAGCTTCCGGCTCTGCCGTGCCGCGATCCGGGGTATGATGAAGGCGCGCAAGGGGCGGATCATCAATATCTCTTCCGTCGTCGGCACCACCGGCAATCCGGGCCAGGCGAATTACTGCGCGTCGAAAGCGGGTCTGGTGGGGATGTCGAAAGCCCTTGCGACGGAAGTCGCAAGCCGGGGCATCACCGTGAACTGCGTGGCGCCGGGCTTCATCGAGACCGCGATGACCGACAAGCTGAACGAGGCACAGAAGGGGGGGATTCTCTCGGCGGTGCCTGCGGGGCGGATGGGGCGCCCCGAAGAGATTGCGGCGGCGGTGATTTATCTGGCCTCGGATGAGGCGGGCTATGTCACGGGCGCCACTTTGCATGTGAATGGCGGAATGGCGATGATCTGA